The DNA segment TGTTTTTTACGGCGAATCCCATCTGGCTTTCGTGGTCGATCATAACCAGCGCATGGTTGGTGGGATTCAATAATTCCGAAGATGGCTTCTGCGCGTAAACGGCAGTTACTGAAACGGAAGCCAGCAACAGTGTGGCGAGTGTGTTGAATGTTCTTTTCATAATGAAAACTTTTAGCGTTGTGAATGATTTTCTTCCGCAAAGCTATCAAGACCTTACAGCGGTGGCAATTCATATACGGTCACAACTCTTGTACATATCAACACATTTTAAAAACAACCGCTGAATACAAATTCGTTTTAATCCTAATTATACAATGAACGGATCCATATGTGAATTGTATCCGGCACTTTGAAGGAATAGCTTTGTTCCATTCCATTAAACATACTACCATGAGACAAATCATCCTTCTTCCACGCACCATGCTTCCGGCTTACATCCTCTGCCTGCTGGCATTCGCCGGTTGTAAAAACGACAACACAAAAAATACACTTATGTCAGACAAACCAAGCATTACAGCAGTGAATGCACCTACGCAATTCGCCGATATCAATGGCCGAAAAATCGCTTACCGCACCGTTGGTTCCGGAGCACCCATGATCCTCTGCCAACGTTTCCGAGGCAATATGGATGATTGGGATCCGGCGTTTATCGACGCGCTGGCGAAAAATTACGAGGTGATCATTTTTAATTACACAGGGCTGGCATCATCTACCGGTGAGCCACATACGGATATGAAAACATTTTCCAGCGATGTGATTGATCTCGCGAAAGCTTTGGGACATCAGAAGGTCATTCTCGGGGGATGGTCGTTCGGCGGATGGGTGGCGCAGATCGTGACCACGGAAAATCCTGAACTGGTAGCGCAAACCATCCTGATCGGCACTAAACCTCCGGGCGAGAACAAACATACTTTTGAAGACATCTTCCTGCAAACAGCGTATAAGCCGGATTATGATGTTGCCGATGAGGTGATCCTCTTCTTTGAACCCATTTCCGCCTTCAGCCGTAAAGCCGCGCAGGAAAGTCACGACCGGATAGCCGCCAGGAAAGAAAAGGATCCACGCGTTACGGTTGATCAGTTTAAATTCTATGCCATGGGCAACGAAGACTTCATCAAAGATCCCTACAATGCGCGTCAGAAACTGACCACCACCACCATTCCGATCCTGGTGATCTCCGGAGATCACGAAGTATGTTTTCCGCCCGAGAACTGGTTTGAACTGAACCGTAAGTTGCCGACCACACAGGTAGTGGTGATTCCCAGGGCCGGACATGGGCCGCAACACCAGTACCCTGAGATGACCGCAGACTATATCCACTCGTTCATTCAAACCAACAACAGGCTGGCGGCAGCGCAATAAACCTTGCCAAAACACCCTCATTTCAAAACTATACCATGGCACTTACAACCAAAAACATCGTCTTTGTTACCGGCGCATTCGTTTCCAACAGTTGCTGGGACGATTGGCGCATCTACTTTGAAAGCCGCGGCTATCATACCATCGCGCCGGCATGGCCCTTCAAGAATGGTACCGCCTCCGAATTGCGCGCCCGGCAACCGAACGATACCGATCTCGCCACGCTTACACTGGAACAACTTGTAGACCATTACATCAAAGTGGTACGCAGCTTTCCGGAAAAACCCATCGTGATCGGCCATTCTCTTGGCGGCCTCATCACCCAGATCATCAACAACAGAGGATATGCAGCCGCTGCGGTGGCCATTCATTCCGTTCCGCCGCAAGGCGTTTTTCCTTACGAATTTTCTTTTCTCCGTGGCGGATGGCGGGTGTTGGGTTTATTTACTTCCATGAAAAAAACCTACCTGATGTCGTTCAAAAAATGGCAGTACGCTTTTGTGAACGGTATGCCACTGGCAGAACAAAAAAAGGCCTACGAACAACTGGCCATCCCTGAATCGAAGACGGTGGCACGTGGTGGCCTTACCAGCGCCGCGTATGTTGATTTCAACAAGCCACACGCTCCACTGCTGCTTACCGCGGGTACAGAAGGCACGCTGATTCCCGCGCATCTGAACCGGAGAAACTACAACAAATACAAAAAAGACAATGGCTCCATCCTGGAGTATAAGGAATTTCCCAACCGAAACCATTTCGTACTGGGACAAAAATCCTGGAAAGAAGATGCCGATTATATCCTCGACTGGCTGAAAAAACTATAAACATTTCCAAAAGTTCATCATGAAACAAATATTCTTCTTCGCAATTGCCGCGCTTTTCTTTTGTGCGTGCAGCAATTCATCTCAAACAACAAATCCACCAGATATGAACAATACAATTACCGTAGCTGATTATGCAACAGATACCGCGCTGGAGCT comes from the Parasegetibacter sp. NRK P23 genome and includes:
- a CDS encoding alpha/beta hydrolase: MALTTKNIVFVTGAFVSNSCWDDWRIYFESRGYHTIAPAWPFKNGTASELRARQPNDTDLATLTLEQLVDHYIKVVRSFPEKPIVIGHSLGGLITQIINNRGYAAAAVAIHSVPPQGVFPYEFSFLRGGWRVLGLFTSMKKTYLMSFKKWQYAFVNGMPLAEQKKAYEQLAIPESKTVARGGLTSAAYVDFNKPHAPLLLTAGTEGTLIPAHLNRRNYNKYKKDNGSILEYKEFPNRNHFVLGQKSWKEDADYILDWLKKL
- a CDS encoding alpha/beta fold hydrolase, whose product is MRQIILLPRTMLPAYILCLLAFAGCKNDNTKNTLMSDKPSITAVNAPTQFADINGRKIAYRTVGSGAPMILCQRFRGNMDDWDPAFIDALAKNYEVIIFNYTGLASSTGEPHTDMKTFSSDVIDLAKALGHQKVILGGWSFGGWVAQIVTTENPELVAQTILIGTKPPGENKHTFEDIFLQTAYKPDYDVADEVILFFEPISAFSRKAAQESHDRIAARKEKDPRVTVDQFKFYAMGNEDFIKDPYNARQKLTTTTIPILVISGDHEVCFPPENWFELNRKLPTTQVVVIPRAGHGPQHQYPEMTADYIHSFIQTNNRLAAAQ